The Halomonas binhaiensis nucleotide sequence GTGTGCTGCATGCTCTCCAGGTATTAACCGAGAACGCCATTGGCAAAGCCAAACACACGCTCAAGGCTCTCGGCCAACCAGTACCCGTTTCCGCCTACGATGCCTTTGCAACACTGGCCAGGCATCGACAGATCAACACATCAGACCTTGATGCCTGGAACGCGGCCATAGGTCTGCGCAATCGAATCGTGCATGATGATATCAACCCCATCGTTCAGGACTGCCTCAATCTGGATATGACGATTGTGCTGGACCTCGTCAGGCAGCAGCAATATCACTTTATTCGTGACTATCTGATGGCGCCACCCGACCTGTGCTGATATTTCCCTGGCGCGCAGACCGCTTGTCACCCATGTTACCCTTTAGTAGCGAAAGCTGAATCGAGCAGTGAAAGCAGAACCGTGGGTTGGCTTTCACTGCTCGAATCTCTTGTCTTCGTTGACCATTCAACGAGGCATTTCCCGTGGGGCTTGCCACACTGGAAGAAACAAAGACTCAAACAATGCAAGGGAGTAACTCAATGGAAAAGCACGCGCCCGATGAGTCCGGCACGGCGCCGGGCACCAGCGAGGGTGTCCCGGCCCCGGAAGGACCTGCCAACCTGATTGACACGGATTACGTCATTGGTCAGGACAATATCACCACCCGCACTTTAGGGGTGAATGTTGACCTGCACGGCAAGGTTTTCACCATATCGTCTCTGGTAATTCTCGTCTTCGTCATCCTGTCACTCGCCCTGCAACAGCAGGTTGGTTCTTTATTCGGCGGTGTACGTGACTGGCTGACGACACACCTGACCTGGGTGTTCCTGCTAGGCGGCAATGTCTTCGTGCTGGTTTGCCTGGGATTGATCGTCTCACCGCTGGGCAAGGTCCGTATTGGTGGCGCCCACTCAAAGCCTGATTTCAGCTATAGCGGCTGGTTCGCCATGCTGTTCGCGGCCGGCATGGGTATTGGCCTGATGTTCTACGGCGTATCAGAGCCGATGACTCACTTTTCCACCTCGCTCGCCGGTACTACCGTAGAAGGTGGAGTTCGTACCGACTGGGCCCCGCTAGGCGGTGCGGCGGGTGATGAGTCGGCAGCAATATCTCTGGGCATGGCGGCGACCATCTTTCACTGGGGCCTGCACCCTTGGGCAACCTATGCCATCGTAGGCCTGTCCCTGGCCATCTTTGCCTTCAACAAGGGCTTGCCGCTGACCATGCGTTCGGTGTTCTACCCGATCCTCGGTGAGCGTGTCTGGGGCTGGCCGGGTCATGTCATCGATATCCTTGCCGTTTTTGCCACCCTGTTTGGCCTGGCCACATCCCTCGGCCTGGGTGCCTCACAGGCAACAGCAGGCTTGAATTATCTGTTCGATACCCCCGCTACCAATACCACCATGGTATTGCTGATCTGCGGTATTACTGCAGTCGCCCTGCTCTCCGTGGTTGCCGGGGTGGACAAGGGCGTGAGACGTCTGTCCGAGATCAATATGGTGCTGGCCTTCCTGCTGCTGGCCTTCGTCATCGCCGTAGGCCCGACACTGGCTATTGCTACTGGCTTCTTCGACAATCTGTTCAGCTATGTGAAGGATCTCCCGGCTCTCTCCAATCCCTTCGGCCGAGAAGATGCCAACTTCAGCCAAGGCTGGACCGCCTTCTACTGGGCCTGGTGGGTCTCCTGGTCACCTTTCGTGGGTATGTTCATCGCCCGGGTCAGCCGTGGCCGCACCGTGCGTGAATTCCTCATCGCCGTACTGCTGATTCCTACACTGGTGTCAGTACTGTGGATGACCGCTTTCGGCGGCACCGCTATCAATCAGGTCGTCACCGATGGCTTCGAGGGCGTGCAAAACGCGGCGCTGGAGCTGCAGCTGTTCACCATGCTGGGTCAGCTTCCGCTGACGACCATCACCTCCTTCATCGGTATCGTGCTGGTCATCGTGTTCTTCATCACCTCATCGGATTCCGGTTCGCTGGTGATTGACTCCATCACGGCTGGAGGCAAGGTTGACGCTCCGAAACCACAGCGTGTCTTCTGGGCCATCATCGAGGGTGCCATCGCCATCGCCTTGCTCCTCGGCGGCGGCCTGGATGCCCTGCAAGCCGCTGCGGTATCTACCGGCTTCCCCTTCATCCTGCTTCTCATGGTGGCCTGCTATACCGTCATCAAGGGGCTGATGAGCGAGCCAAAATCGGTGTGACACTCAAAGGCTGCAAGTCAGCCGACAAGAGAGCGCTACACTCATACGAAAACCTCCGCGGACACCCCGCGGAGGTTTTTCTTTCAGCAAGCCTTTACTTCATGGCTCAACTCCACAGCATGCTGATCGGAGTATCAGGAGAGTAATGACCAGCAATCTGAGCTTGCAGCAATTCGGCAGTGGCCAGGGAATCTACCACGGCATGATGGCCATGGTAGTGCGGTAGCCCGTAGCGCAGCCTGCTGTCATGCAGTCGAATGGAGGCTGGCGGACGACCGATCCAGCGCTTGAAACGCGCCACCAGGGACTGGCGATGAATGCGTGCTTCCAGCGACATGGTATCGATCACCGGGAAGCTCAGTTCCTCACCCCAGGTAGAGCGGGCCGCCACGTCGAGGAAAGGCCGTTCAATTCGACGGTAATGCACCACCGGAAGATGCCCGGTCATGATCTCGAGCACCTCTGGCATCACCTCTTCTATGCGTGGAGCGCCTTGTATATCCGCATGGGTGATGTGATGCAGCGTCACCGAAGCAGGTTCAAGCACGCGATGAGGGCGTACCACCCAGTAGCGACGCTTTGGCAAGTGAATGCGCGACAGTGAAAACGGCACCAGACCAATGGAAACAATCTCTGCCTTGCGGGGATCTAGCCCTGTCGTTTCCAGGTCAAGCGCCATCAACGGTGCCTCGCTGATCAGCAGGTCTGGTGAAAGATCGGCACCTGCAAAGAAATCCGCCAGAATGGCATGTTCAGTTGATTCACGCCGACAGGCGAGATACTCATGCCAGTCGGGTACTTTCCGGGAACGCTGCAAACGCATCAGTTCTACCTTACCTGGTCATGGGGTAACGGAACTTGAGGAATTTCTGCGCATTACTCAACGTCTGGAAAGCGTCCTTGAGATGATGGCGTTCCTCACTGGTGACATTCTCCGGTTCGATGTTGTTATCTGGTTCCTGCTCATTCTCGAGATCGATGACCTGATGGCGGATCCGCGACATGGACAGAAACTCCATGGCATAACGCAGTTGATCACTGACGCCCGAAGCCAGTAACTGGGTACGATCGATATCATCAAGGCGTTCAAAGCTGTTCTGGGCACGAGAACCACAAGCCAGGGCATGCACACGAATAAGGTCTACCATCGGCGCCGTACCTCGGCGCTTGAGATTGATCGAATTATTGTGCTTGCCATCCTTTTCCATCACAAAAGTGCGGAAGAAGCCCAATGGTGGCTTACGCCCCAAGGCATTGCGCGCCATGGCAGCAAGAAAGCGCGGGTGTTGTGGTGCCATGCTGGACACCAGGTCCTGCAGCGCTTCAACCAGTGAGTCCTCGCCTTGCACGGGGTCCAGATCAAAGAAGATAGAGCTGTGCAGCAACCCCTCCGCCGAGGGCTGCTCGATCCATTCACTGAAATAGCGCTTCCATACGGAAAGGGGCTGCCGCCAACGTGGGTTGGTGGCCATGATGTCGCCTTTGCAGTAGGCATAACCACAAGCCGCCAGGCCATCGCTCACACGCCGGGCCATCAACATGAAATAGTCATCATGAAGCGCTGGGTCGAAGTCGTCGGACAACACCAGGGCATTGTCCTGATCAGTGACGACTGTCTGCTCATTGCGCGCAATGGACCCGAGAGCCATGAAACAGTAGGCCACCGGGGGAGGTCCTAGCTCCTCTTCGGCCAGTTCGAGCAGGCGGCGCATGAAACTGCGGCCAATGGCCGACAGCGCCATACCGATCATATGGGAGTCGGCACCATCATGAACCATGCGAATTACCGCGGTATGGACATCTGGAGCCAGTTGGGCCAAGGACTCGATGCTGGTCTGATGGAAGATGCTGTTGACCAGATACAGGCTGCTTTGCGTCTCGTGACGAACGACGTCAGAGAGATGCAGCATACCTACCGGAGAACGACGCTGCATCACCGGCAAATGGTGGATGTTGTTGCTCAACATGCACAACATGGCTTCCTGCACCGACTCATCCGACTGAATCGCAATAAGCTTGCGCTCGACAATTTCGCTCACAGCCGTATCCGGCGATAAGCCTTCAGCAACGACACGGGTACGGAAATCGCTGTCGGTGAGAATGCCGACCACCTGCCACAGCTTTCCCTCGTCATCTTCGACGGTATAGCGCGGCCTGTCTCCCGGCTCATCAAGTACCAGTACCGCCGATCCTTGAGCATCACTTATCTGGCATGCAGCCTGCTGCACCGAGGCACTGGCCTTCACCATCAGTGGTGCAAAAGTCACCAGCTTGCGTACCCGCGTCGCCAACATGTCATTTTCACGCTTGCGGCTTTCCACGGCGCTCTCCAGCCGCGGACGATCCACTTCAACAAAGTCGGCGAAGTCTTCATCCAGATCACACAGACGATGAAACATCGCTTCGGGAATGAAGTAGACCAGGGTGTCTTCCATGGCCTTGGCAGGAAAACGCACCCGATGATTTCGCATCAGTCCAAAATGGCCAAAGATATCGCCCTCGCCCAGACGGTCATACAATCCACCGTTGCGCCGAGTGACTTCTACGGCGCCACTACGGATATAACCG carries:
- a CDS encoding DUF294 nucleotidyltransferase-like domain-containing protein, with amino-acid sequence MQAELLEISQHLGRFPPFEGLPEALLDEVAAQVQVSYFKAGTQILELDAENHEFGYIRSGAVEVTRRNGGLYDRLGEGDIFGHFGLMRNHRVRFPAKAMEDTLVYFIPEAMFHRLCDLDEDFADFVEVDRPRLESAVESRKRENDMLATRVRKLVTFAPLMVKASASVQQAACQISDAQGSAVLVLDEPGDRPRYTVEDDEGKLWQVVGILTDSDFRTRVVAEGLSPDTAVSEIVERKLIAIQSDESVQEAMLCMLSNNIHHLPVMQRRSPVGMLHLSDVVRHETQSSLYLVNSIFHQTSIESLAQLAPDVHTAVIRMVHDGADSHMIGMALSAIGRSFMRRLLELAEEELGPPPVAYCFMALGSIARNEQTVVTDQDNALVLSDDFDPALHDDYFMLMARRVSDGLAACGYAYCKGDIMATNPRWRQPLSVWKRYFSEWIEQPSAEGLLHSSIFFDLDPVQGEDSLVEALQDLVSSMAPQHPRFLAAMARNALGRKPPLGFFRTFVMEKDGKHNNSINLKRRGTAPMVDLIRVHALACGSRAQNSFERLDDIDRTQLLASGVSDQLRYAMEFLSMSRIRHQVIDLENEQEPDNNIEPENVTSEERHHLKDAFQTLSNAQKFLKFRYPMTR
- a CDS encoding DUF86 domain-containing protein; its protein translation is MRLDLYLAETRQLAAHQSTILDQAADRLRNEATLSELEQNGVLHALQVLTENAIGKAKHTLKALGQPVPVSAYDAFATLARHRQINTSDLDAWNAAIGLRNRIVHDDINPIVQDCLNLDMTIVLDLVRQQQYHFIRDYLMAPPDLC
- a CDS encoding BCCT family transporter, whose amino-acid sequence is MEKHAPDESGTAPGTSEGVPAPEGPANLIDTDYVIGQDNITTRTLGVNVDLHGKVFTISSLVILVFVILSLALQQQVGSLFGGVRDWLTTHLTWVFLLGGNVFVLVCLGLIVSPLGKVRIGGAHSKPDFSYSGWFAMLFAAGMGIGLMFYGVSEPMTHFSTSLAGTTVEGGVRTDWAPLGGAAGDESAAISLGMAATIFHWGLHPWATYAIVGLSLAIFAFNKGLPLTMRSVFYPILGERVWGWPGHVIDILAVFATLFGLATSLGLGASQATAGLNYLFDTPATNTTMVLLICGITAVALLSVVAGVDKGVRRLSEINMVLAFLLLAFVIAVGPTLAIATGFFDNLFSYVKDLPALSNPFGREDANFSQGWTAFYWAWWVSWSPFVGMFIARVSRGRTVREFLIAVLLIPTLVSVLWMTAFGGTAINQVVTDGFEGVQNAALELQLFTMLGQLPLTTITSFIGIVLVIVFFITSSDSGSLVIDSITAGGKVDAPKPQRVFWAIIEGAIAIALLLGGGLDALQAAAVSTGFPFILLLMVACYTVIKGLMSEPKSV
- a CDS encoding 3'-5' exonuclease; its protein translation is MRLQRSRKVPDWHEYLACRRESTEHAILADFFAGADLSPDLLISEAPLMALDLETTGLDPRKAEIVSIGLVPFSLSRIHLPKRRYWVVRPHRVLEPASVTLHHITHADIQGAPRIEEVMPEVLEIMTGHLPVVHYRRIERPFLDVAARSTWGEELSFPVIDTMSLEARIHRQSLVARFKRWIGRPPASIRLHDSRLRYGLPHYHGHHAVVDSLATAELLQAQIAGHYSPDTPISMLWS